The genomic DNA AAAAGGGGAGACATTTAGtgtaaagaaggaaatatttctgttctttagaTAGTCCTTTCCATCCAATTGTTGAATGAAGTGTTGGGTATGATACCACATTCTGCCCATGGAGATAAGCACAGCCTAGTTAAGGGACTCTGAGTACAAGAATGTGTAACAACATATTTGAGCATCATACACCATGTTTCTTTGCCAGTCTGTCAAGCGTGGCACAGTTCTCTGTGGAAAACCCAGGTAGGCTTGAAGATTCTGTATGTTTAAATGCTGTCCCTCGTTGCAGTAACCATGTTACACTAACTACATTATGGTAAGGCATCTTACAGATCGGTTTTGAGAGGTAATTCTGTTCTCTCAAATGGAACTCTGTGGAGCTTCCCAGCTCAAATGATTGGGAAAGGGACGTTGGGGGAGACACctaatggtaatttttttatattattttttttttcctccctgtagAAACTGATATGACTACAAACTGCATCAGTTTTTCCCTCTCTGATCAGTTTATGGAAAAGTACATAGAGCCTGGAAATCACAATAGTGGCACGGATTTGAATCGTACATGTAAGTGTCTCACTTCTGGCAGGTGAATAAGTaggataaaaaaagagaaaggacaTTTCTCAAATATAATCACTGGTGAGGAAAGCATCTGTATCTTGTTCTGCCTTTATTGTGTTTTTACAGTAGCACGGGCAGTAGGTTaaagtttaaaaggaaaacttagATGTGTTAGCAAAGGTTTTGCCCATGAATGCAGTATAGGAATCTGGGAGTTAACAAATTAAGTTCTTCGTACTTCAGTGGAGCCTTTGGTCCTTTGTAGCTATGAATGTAGAAAGTCtgacaaagcagaagcagcatgagTAGAAAGGACTGTAAGATGGTAGGGGAAAATCAATTTCTAGTACATCTTCAACAGCTTGTCTTGTGTGTTTCTTTCACATGCAGATCTCTGGCGATTGCAGTTTCTACTGCCCTTTGTCAGCCTGGGCCTCATGTGCTTTGGGGCTCTGATTGGGCTCTGTGCTTGTGCCTGTCGCAGCCTTTACCCAGCCATTGCCACTGGAGTCCTCCATTTCCTAGCAGGTAGGTCTCCTGCCATCCAGCActtgccctccctcctccagaaGCTCGTAGTGACAGCCAGAGCACTTCACCAGCGAGCTTGTTGCTctttgctgcttccttctccaggGCTTTGTACACTGGGCCTCGTTGGCTGCTACGTAGCTGGGATCGAGCTGCTCCATAAGAAGCTGCCCCTGCCTGATGATGTGAGAGGTGAATTTGGCTGGTCCTTCTGCCTCGCCTGTGTCTCAGCACCTTTGCAGTTTATGGCAGCCGCTCTTTTCATCTGGGCGGCTCGCACCAACAGAAAGGAATTCACTCTCCTGAAAGCGTACCGCGTGGCAtaagtgctgctgctgaagtacCATGTTATAGCCTCTTCTCTCCCCAACCcttactacttttttcttttagtcagAATTTTACCTTGTACTGCGTGCTTCTTGCCAGTTGAGACAATTTAGCGTGCAGGCCCTGAAGACAAAGACCTCTGGGCTAGATGACTAAACTCTGCCAGAAGTCTGCAGAACTTGAACAGGGGTTTTTaaattgttggtttttttaagaattattattactgttattttttaagcttCATTTCGTTGTTGACTATCGCCTTGGTTAGTTGTACATACCCCTTCCTAACTTTATTACCCTCTCAGCCTGGAAGAAATAGGAGTGGTGGTGTGGGGTGAAAGAGACATAGGAAAAGATGCAGGTAGGCAGGAGTGGGAACCTCGGTtcacaaataataaataatcgGGAGCTGTCTGCTGTGTGACCCAAGCAGGCGCTACCTGCGGAGAGCACCCAAGAGACATGGGGGAACTCAGAAACCTCTGTTATGGAAATACTGTAGCTAAATCAGTTCTATAGCTTAGCTTTGGGTCTCTTATTCTCACTAGTTTGCTACTTTTTGTAACTTCAGCCAAAATggatgcaggcagagcagctggctgtgggagTGCCTGCACAGCACACCATCCTGAGCACAGACTGTGCTGGCTTTTGCCAAGGAGTGGGATAAGTTGGCCCATGTGGAGGCTTGTGCTGCTTTAGCTACACTGCTTCCAGGACCCAGGCTGGTTTGGTATCGGCACTACATGTGATTGTGCACTCTAATCTTAACTTGTGGTGCTTTTGCTTGCTGTGAAATAAGGCTTTTCTTCCTCGTTGTGTTGAAAACGACCCCTCACAATTTTTTTCGAATTTCATttagtgtgtgtatatgtacatatataaacCTAACTTTTTGTAAAGCTCACCTATTTATCCTATATAGCATACAACcgggttttttaaaaaggtgctGCTCTTTTCCCAACTTGCCCCAAACCTattgtttaaatgaaataatagtaagtaaaaaaaaaagctcagaaactTTCAGCATTGCATGAATCTGATGGAAGGGTGAGGAAATGGTGTGAAGGGAATTTTACTCggggaaagaaaagccaatGTCCACATCATTCTCTGTTTTCAGGGAAACTTCACCAGAAACagatgttggattttttttaaattaaattcttgaGCTCCTGTGAACTTTATCTTTTCTCCTGCTTATCATTGGGGGGCACAAAACCCCATAATTTCTGCACATATTTCTTCTAAATCATTGCAACTCTAGCCAGACCGGGTGGCATGTCTTAACTAGAAAACAATGTTCCAAGACTAAACTGTTTACTTCTGAGGCCTTAACTCCCCTCATTTCTTTACTCCATGCTTAATATTAGAAGTATGtcttagaagaaataaattttgacAAAATGAGTAAGTCTGTGATGGCAAAGATCCTGTGAGATACTGTTAATGAGAATGACACAGAAATAGACATTTTTATCTCTcatctgttttcatattttcGTTTGtgccttttgttattttttcagtagGTGCTTCTACCCAGGTTGGGTTTGCTGGATCAGCAAACAGCCCTAGTCACAAGTTCCGTGAAGATCAGGGATATCTGCTAGtatcatttctttcttttttttatcgTGTGTGATAAGGATCAACCAACTTCTCCCTTTATTATCAACGTTGGAATctttacaaaatgaaacaaggaTGATGATGAAAACCAGGATCACTGAAAAAGCAGTAGTGGGCGGTTCAAGATAATAATCTTTCTCCTGCCGTTGAATGACTTTTCACCTTTCCTCCTAAAACAACTTCTTTCCCTCTCTACAACGTCTGGGTCAGTATTAACCCCGTGAGAGGGGATATGGTACTTTCGTGCAGTATCTGAGAGTAAATGAAGTTTGTGCTGCTGATATGTATTGATATGATGCTTTTTTAGAGTCATTAGTTATCTCTGACTTAGATAAGGCATAACTGCTCAGCTTGTCTTGTTCCTCATTTATCAGAAGTACTAGGGCATGCAAGCCTCAGCTTGGGTCAAAAGGACTGGAAGTTACTATTCTGCACTTTGAGAGGAAACACTGCTGGTTATTTTATCTAATAcagtttgggtggttttttttcttttttcaggagCTGGCAGACTAATCATATTGTGTGATTTTAATCTGAGCAATGGGGATTCTGTGCATTTGCTCTCTACTCTTGTATCAGACacctgtttttctgaagtgtaaATCTGTTTGCAAGTGTTAACACTCTTGCTTCCAAAAGGAATGTtatggagggaagagggaatgTTAGAGGTGCTGTCAGTCGTTTCTTGATCATTTAACTACCAGCAAACCCAAGATTGTCTGTGAGataaatgtttcagtttttctctgccctgaagagaaatttcattctgaaatgaagaaaacagtctttaaCTGATCCTTGATTTGGACCACGTAACTAAAATGAGGGTCACCTTTCAgggtttggggggaggggggtattttggtttgggtttttgtgatgtggttgggttttttcttcactcCTATGTAAAGATTTCTTCATCAGAATGGATCTCAGCGGGAGGCAGATTTCATAAGAAGGAGGTCTTGCCCTGTCTGTCTGGGGTGATGGATCTACATATAGCCATCTTGCTTGGTAACTGTGTGCTTTGCTCAAGATGTAAAGTGAGGAAGAAGAGTTCTTGGACTGCTGGCTTGGGTCCATGAAATGGGGTTGGAGGATGAAAAAACAGTAGACGCTGAGGATGGAGTAATTCTATAAAAGAGAGATAGTTAAGCTCACGAACAGATGAGACAGATCTTGACCCAGAGCGGGTTGCACAGGAGGCCTTCCCCACTGGCAGATCCTTGTGCCATATTTAGAGGCCGGCCGTGTTCAAGAGAAGCTTGAGGCCTGGGCGTATGGTTGTGGTCGCATACCTCTATGCAAACGCAGACACCCTTGCTCAGAAAAGTGAAGAGTGCTCCAACTCTGCAAGAAAGCGGTGAGATCAAAGGCTGATTTGCGTTCCTCAGTATCTTGTGGTCTGACTATGGGAGGTGTTTGCTGATACTGGTTCAGTGTTGGGGGTGGAGGTAATACAGATACATACAGTGAGATCAAAGtagatgggggggggggggaagggctgtccttttgtgtctgtgtgcataGGAGGAATGGCACACATCTGTAACACTGTTGTGTGGGCCAGTGAAAGTGAAGAGAAGGCATatcaaaggaaaaggagaaacaaaagaggaggaggaagaatcCCATCAGACTGAGAGTGAGAACTGAGGATTCTTGACACTGTATGGGAACAAGCTCCCAGGACTCCAGCGCGAACACCCCGTGTGGTGCTGTGTAGCCAGCATAGCAAaggccagctgctgctcctccaccaccactgCCTTCCTGCCCACCCATGGCACCCTCACGGTGGAGGCATAAGCAAGTGGGTGAATTCTCTTGTACTTAGGCGAAACCCATTAAAGTTCTGTCCCCCGAATCTGAGGTGGCCAAGCTGCATTTGTCCTTCAGACATGCCCTGAGAAAACAATGTTTGTTCTTCACAGGGTTGGGCTTGTTTTCCTGCCAGCACTGTGAAACCTCTAGGAAAGCAGGACTAGCAGAAAGCTGCACAGAGCAATAAAGTGTGTAGTCTAGGTAGCagccttttcttattttaactCAAAGTGATGTTTTCCCTGTCCTCTCCCCCCTGTTCCAAACAGGTCTGAGAAGAGGCTGGTCAGTGAAACTGCCAAGAGGGGGTTTATTGTGGTGACTGTAAAGACAGCTCCCACTGGTTTTAGAGGAGGGATCACTGAAAACAGGAGAATAATCAATCCCATTTTCCctactttaataaaaaagcagcatagaGCAGACacaaaaacctgttttgttGTGTAAAGGGGACAGTTCAGCACTTAGAAGAAGAATATGTTGTGGCCGCAAGTGACAGCGGAATCTTGGATGACCCAAGAGGCCCTTCTAAATCTGTTGTTGTGCCAGAAGTTATGTGTATTGATCTACTTTTCCTTCTGGATTGTGTGCTGGCCAGGTGGTCCTTTCCCGATGGAAGGTCTGTTGCAGTCTTTTTGCTTTACAGTGATAAGGAATGCCTCCTCTCCCCTCATCTAAAATGCTCTGAAGTGTGTTTTGAGAAAGGTGTTcgaggtttttcttttttctgttctttgtcaCTTCTGGTTGGCACCAAATTACGTACCAGCTCACAGTCTGTTTCTTGCAGTGCTGTCATAGTTCTGTGATTCGAGGCAGTGACCTCTGAAAAGCTCTTTCCTGCTTGCTGGCATCGTGTGTGCTCAGCCAGTACCTGCTGTTCAAAGGGAAGTTCTGAACTGTCAGCATCTTGTCATCGTTGTATCTTGGGCTGATTGTCCACCTCTGTCTGTGTGTATTTCCAGCTTGAGTAGATTGTGTATCTTAACAGAGAGAGGATAACATCTTGAGGCTGCTGcggcccccctccccccgtTTCCTCAGGAATAACTAGAGTTTTGAGCTATTGAGCTTTTTATAACCTGGTTTCTAATAGGAAAGGATCGAAAGTTTGTGTGTGTACTACTAACTCTCCCGTTGCTGCAGAATGTTATTCCTGCcctatatttttaaactacaaCTTTCAAGACTACGGAGTGCAAAGTGAAGCCTTTGTTCAAGTTGGGATTCAGGTATGGCAGTGGAAGAATGGATACTCCGTAACTGGAAGCCTGGATGGGTGTCGGGATATGACAATAGCAGCCATAAGTATAATTTTGCATAACTAGCGCATGTCTGCCTAGTGATGCATGCCAAACCTCGATACAAACCAAGGACCACTGGAAAAAATCTGAGAGCAATAACGTGTTCTACTCctgtctctcctcctcccttctaaaatcaccattaaaaaaaataaccatagGGACAGCGGTTTATTTATTGGTCAGGTTAGAGCAATGAGTGTCAGATGTCTCTGTGCTCTGTGACTTCTGTGTACAGACCAGGGTGAAAATGAGAACTGATTTTTGCAGAGGATCCAGGCATCTCTCTAGCCTTGGGTTTTCCAAGGTGAAGAttgaaagttttcaaaaaaactagaacattttgtttaataaaaattcattattattacttaaTAAGAAccctcctaaaaaaaaaaatagtggttttttttttataggcggctttattttcccagctttctcaagtctttcatctgcctttttttaactGTGTCTTATATTAAATGGTTTTAGAATGTTATCTTTTTTAGGTTGAAGTTTACAAAGAAGATAATCTGTTGTATTTTGTATCTTTGTCACTGAAAAGGAAACCTGTACGTATGTAACTTCTCAGTGGACCTACCCATTACATTTGTAATTTGGACTAGTTCTCAATATcagacatgcatttttttctaaaattttggAGTACCTATTAAAACAAAGGTTGATCCAAACATCTTTAATAGCCtttcaaaaaagtaaataacGGGGAAGTCTTTCCAGAGCACTGCAGGACTCCTCCTAACTCCTTGTTATGACCTACCACATGTCTGGACCTTTACAATCAGTCCTTTTTCCACCCAGCTTCCACAGCTGAATGCGTGTGAGTATGTTTTGCCGCATGTTAACTTGATTGAGCCGTGGTTGAGGACCATTCCCCGTTGTAAGTTCACCTTTTATCCTCATGAT from Falco rusticolus isolate bFalRus1 chromosome 5, bFalRus1.pri, whole genome shotgun sequence includes the following:
- the CLDND1 gene encoding claudin domain-containing protein 1 isoform X2, which codes for MTTNCISFSLSDQFMEKYIEPGNHNSGTDLNRTYLWRLQFLLPFVSLGLMCFGALIGLCACACRSLYPAIATGVLHFLAGLCTLGLVGCYVAGIELLHKKLPLPDDVRGEFGWSFCLACVSAPLQFMAAALFIWAARTNRKEFTLLKAYRVA
- the CLDND1 gene encoding claudin domain-containing protein 1 isoform X1 yields the protein MMDNRFATALVIACVLSLISTIYMAASIGTDFWYEYHTLSPAENVSEAGRSIWEEFVSEEADEKTYTDALFRCNGTVGLWRRCITVPKNSHWYSPPETDMTTNCISFSLSDQFMEKYIEPGNHNSGTDLNRTYLWRLQFLLPFVSLGLMCFGALIGLCACACRSLYPAIATGVLHFLAGLCTLGLVGCYVAGIELLHKKLPLPDDVRGEFGWSFCLACVSAPLQFMAAALFIWAARTNRKEFTLLKAYRVA